Part of the Impatiens glandulifera chromosome 8, dImpGla2.1, whole genome shotgun sequence genome is shown below.
TTAATATTGGGCAAAGAGATGCAGAATTATGAGAacgagaaaaagaaagaagaagaagaaaaaactaaTGATAACGGACTTGCGAAGGACACTAATCCGGTTTTGATCACAGATTTAGACGAGGAAAATGGGGATTTGATGATGATTTTAGGATCGACATCCACAGATCAGGAAGATATAACAAATGTTGATACAGTGAGGGTAAATATAGAAGAATTCAACAAGAGGATTGAAGAGTTGATAAGGAAAATGAAGGAAGAGCTCAAGATTGAAGCTCAACAACAACCACAAGCACGGTGATGACAACAACTCTTACTGTGGGCGCAGTCACAATTATAAGTGAAAATTGTTTCTTAATTATGGGTGTAAAGTATCGATGTTGACTCTCATGATCAACTTTTAAGTGcgcatataaatatatattattgcatCATGTAAATTACCAAACACGCAGACTCACacatacaaacaaaaaaataatggaaCATTAAAGGAAGTAACTTATACTAGTGTTAATATTTTCCAAACCAATGTGGGCCTAAGTCCCAACCCACATTTTCAGATAACTTATAATGGTGGGGCATGAAAGCAGATGCCAGATTCACTTCCCTATCCACAAATGCATAACGGGTCCATGTTGCATTATTGAgcattttatttcatattattatagcTACCACTGAAGGTGAGAATTGATGCTACtgtatatgttaaaaatattttatttcattatataaaatGCTTACCACTGTGCAATCTGCAACCACTCTTCAGGTCTTTGTCTCAAGCAATAATAATTGTGACCATTTAAGTCAGTTAGTTAGATACATAACAATGAACAGAGGAATCACAGTATCATGCATGCAGCAATTGTGGCCAACAAGTCCATACCTTTCATTTTCATGACTTTTATTCTTTTTGCAATGACAATAGGCATGTGTGTTTCACCTAAATCTATGCTAAAAGTAAAGGATTCTCAAAGCCTGCAAAAGCAAATTATCATCCGCATTCTTATTCATTTACTCTACTCATGTATTCTAAGAAATGAACAGAACAACAGTGTCTGGTacagctagctagctagcttcTTAACAAAATTCAAAGAAGTTTGAGCAGTTGCTCCTTACAAAATAAGTAATGCACCATTGGGGCACAATCGACAAATTAATTGAATCTTCAACTATTATACATTGTTACGTTATTACCTCTAGTTATTTATAAATCTATGCATTAACAAGAGTAGAAGAGACTTTTATACACAACTAGTTTGAATGATCTCACTTAAATCaccttaaataaaatgaaaatcatGGTTGTGAGGTTCATGCTAACTTcctaaactaaaaataaaagcTCAAGCTCATAAAACTAATACAAAAGTAGTCTAGTTCAAAAACGGCAAAAAAACCAGGTACAATTACATATTTCATAATCACATAAGAATATTACATATTTCATGCATCATCCACATGATGATAGCCACATGGTTACAAAGTATATTACTGTACCTAACCTTATCAGCAAGATTGAAAACAGCTTTAAGGAACTTGGCATAATTGTAAGAGGCAAATAAATAGAAGGTCCACCCCATTGCCCATCTTGAAAgcaaacaaaatgaaaaaaagacaTGAAGGAAACAGATAAATTATCATGGACTTTATTAACACTTGTCCATAATAACTGGGATGAAAGGATCCCCCTACCACCAAATTTGGAGAGATTGCTTTTGGAAATTCACTGATTTGTTAAGTTCTGCTTGTTCATGTACAAGTAGCAGCTTTTGCGAGAGAAACTCGTGGCTGTAGGCACTGGAGAAAACCCAGAATATTTCCCCTCTCTCTTTGCAGCACATATATCAACAATGTACCGGAAAAGTTCATGTGTTTGGACAAATGGCTGAGCTGCATACTCCTCGTATGGCATCCACTGCAGGGAAAATACACCATTTTCGTCCAGGGAACATGATGGAAAAAGAAAATGTGTCAGTGTAATTTATATGAGGGACACTTAATTTTTAAGCTTTACTATCTGTCTCTAAGTTAACATTCTCTATGCACAACATGCTAAAAGCAGAACATATGCGCTATATATCTGACAGATAATTCACCTGTGCAGCTTCTATCTCTGTCTCTTGGACCTGGATCTCAAATGAAAGAGGATGCATAAGGCAGACGAAGAACAAATCCGACTTATCAAAAAATGACTTGTGACTCTGTCTGTGGACCAAGACAATGAAAACATATCCTAAATTTTCAGTTTGTCATGGCATCAACAAAATGAATCTCTAAGCATTCATCATCTCACCTGAATGCAAGTATTTCTACAAACCTCGTCTCTATCTGAAATAATAGGGAATGTAAGTCCCAAGAAACATTTTGGTCTCatgtcaaacaaaaaaaataccaaTAAACTTGTTACTTACTCCAGTTTCTTCTTTTACTTCTCTTACAGCTGCAGCACAAATGTCTTCCCCCTtgtagttaaaaataatttcaaagttCACAtccatatttatattattacacTTCATCTGGAAGCTTCTTTCAGAAGTGTTGTGTATACCTGATCAGCAACACCTGTTGGAAATTTCCATACTCCTGTGCCTCTGAATGTTCCACTCTTTTCTTGGACCACCAGTACCTAACAACAAGTTATCAATTTGGAAATCAGCATGGAAACCTTGTATGTTCTTGAATtcttgaaacaaaaataaaaataactgaTCACTGGAAAAGGGATACAAGTATTTTCTTATTTCACGAATTCAGTAGCCAGCCAACCAACCCAGTGGCATAAAAGATATACTATAACAAGACCAAAGAAGCTCTAATTTGTTTATTCCTACAAAAGAAGCTAGCTAGGTATGTTGCACAATTATTCGTTCAGTACCTCTCCATTTTTATTCATGACAAATGCACCAATACCCACTCGATGAGTAGCATTTATTGGAAGTGTGCAAGCAGTTTCAGGAATCCAGTATACTAGCATCAGGTATTGTGGCTCAGCGTGGTGAAAATAAAATCCCTCCTAGTAACAGTAGAGAAACATGGATGGTAAGTAAGTAGTAGTCTAGTAGAAGATGAAAGAGATAATATTGACACAATATCAATTAGACCAGTTaccataagaaaaaaaaagcataGCAACTTAAACTTTCCACCATATATCATGAATGGCCACAAgggaattttaaaagaaaagaaaaaagagtcTGCTTATGCACATTGTACTCACCTTAACAGCAGGCTCAACAAGGTTTGCGAGCTGAATTGGCATTTTGATCCAAACACCCCTCTTACCCTGAAGCATTAAGAAACGTGCAGTAATGTTATGTAAAAAAGATATTCTGTTGTGATTATGAAATTCGTTGCAGCATCGATCAACGGAAGTTATTGATACGACTGACAACTAAGCTTAAAGATTTGAAGGTCTATAAAAGTAAGTCATCAATAATTGAGATATCCAAGTGTTACCTGGTGTCTCCAATGAGAAACAGAAGCCCGCAATAACGTGGTGAAGAAAGCAGCGTCCATGGGGTCCTTGGTCATTTCGACGAGGATACCTCCATGGTCATCATTCGTACAGGTCAAAAGACTAGTGATTCCTTTCACTTGAGCATCTGGTGCAAGTGCAACCCcctcagaagaagaagaagaagaagaagagattgctGCCGGAGCTAACATCATCCACCTTGTCGGAgcacaaaataatataaacttgcCG
Proteins encoded:
- the LOC124911419 gene encoding nudix hydrolase 2 produces the protein MMLAPAAISSSSSSSSEGVALAPDAQVKGITSLLTCTNDDHGGILVEMTKDPMDAAFFTTLLRASVSHWRHQGKRGVWIKMPIQLANLVEPAVKEGFYFHHAEPQYLMLVYWIPETACTLPINATHRVGIGAFVMNKNGEVLVVQEKSGTFRGTGVWKFPTGVADQGEDICAAAVREVKEETGIETRFVEILAFRQSHKSFFDKSDLFFVCLMHPLSFEIQVQETEIEAAQWMPYEEYAAQPFVQTHELFRYIVDICAAKREGKYSGFSPVPTATSFSRKSCYLYMNKQNLTNQ